In Porphyromonas cangingivalis, a genomic segment contains:
- a CDS encoding DUF4492 domain-containing protein — protein MEEKNINNGVEATSDAPKGNVFSRVYRFYINGFKRMTWGRTMWAIIGIKLFIMFAILKAFLFPNFLKKQGDTVDERTEYVSSEYERRALE, from the coding sequence ATGGAAGAGAAAAATATAAACAACGGCGTAGAAGCTACTTCGGACGCCCCAAAGGGGAATGTCTTCAGCAGGGTCTATCGCTTCTATATCAATGGGTTCAAGCGTATGACCTGGGGGCGTACGATGTGGGCCATCATTGGCATCAAGCTGTTTATCATGTTCGCAATACTCAAGGCTTTTTTGTTCCCCAACTTCCTGAAGAAACAAGGGGATACAGTCGATGAGCGCACCGAGTATGTATCGTCGGAGTATGAGCGTAGAGCTCTGGAGTGA
- the tpx gene encoding thiol peroxidase encodes MVSMRGNALPILGHQPMVGEVAPDFTAVRVDMSDLTLNSLKGTRVVLNIFPSIDTGVCAQSVRTFNERAAQLENTVVLCVSKDLPFAQGRFCGAEGIDKVMTVSMFRNMDFDLAYGVRIAEGPFAGLFARAVVVIDEEGKVIHHELVSDISQEPDYEAVVKVLS; translated from the coding sequence ATGGTCTCCATGAGGGGCAATGCACTACCCATCCTCGGTCATCAACCTATGGTCGGCGAGGTGGCACCGGACTTCACTGCTGTCCGAGTGGATATGTCCGACCTCACTCTAAACAGCCTCAAGGGCACTCGTGTCGTCCTCAACATCTTCCCCAGCATCGACACCGGTGTCTGTGCTCAGAGTGTGCGTACATTCAATGAGCGTGCCGCTCAGCTCGAAAATACTGTCGTCCTCTGTGTGTCCAAGGATTTGCCTTTTGCACAAGGTCGCTTCTGTGGAGCCGAAGGGATAGATAAAGTGATGACCGTATCGATGTTCCGCAACATGGACTTCGACCTTGCTTACGGTGTGCGCATCGCCGAAGGACCTTTTGCCGGTCTCTTCGCTCGTGCCGTCGTCGTCATCGATGAAGAGGGCAAGGTCATTCACCACGAGCTTGTGTCGGACATCTCACAGGAGCCTGACTACGAAGCTGTCGTGAAGGTACTTTCGTAA
- a CDS encoding cytochrome d ubiquinol oxidase subunit II has product METYLALQHYWWFLVSLLGALLVFLLFVQGGQSFIFTLGLDAADRRMMVNSVGRKWEYTFTTLVTFGGAFFASFPYFYAVSFSGAYWVWMLILFCFVIQAISYEYQNKKGNVWGSKTYQIFLFINGVLGPILLGTAVATLFTGGNFVLNRDAMIAFEGNTTMSSWVPFHGIQLHGLEAVLNPWNVVLGLAVFFLARVSGLLYFINNIVEQGLQAKARKQLLPNAILFLVFFLLFLGFLLTTSGYAYDPVTKVVSQEKFKFFNNLMAMPYLIATLLVGVVLVLYGMGKSIFVKDYNKGIWFHGVGVVLTVLTLLLLAGWNNTCYYPSIADPQSSLTIENSSSSPFTLKTMSYVSILIPFVLAYIFYAWRQLDFHKIDKKSIDKGVNY; this is encoded by the coding sequence ATGGAAACATATTTAGCACTACAACATTACTGGTGGTTCCTCGTATCTCTGCTTGGTGCCTTGCTGGTATTCCTTCTCTTCGTGCAGGGTGGACAGTCGTTCATCTTCACACTGGGTCTCGACGCGGCAGACCGCCGCATGATGGTCAATTCGGTGGGGCGTAAGTGGGAGTACACCTTCACTACCCTCGTGACCTTTGGGGGTGCATTTTTCGCATCTTTCCCATATTTCTATGCCGTCAGCTTCAGCGGTGCGTATTGGGTATGGATGCTGATCCTATTCTGCTTCGTCATTCAGGCGATCTCATACGAGTACCAAAACAAGAAAGGTAACGTCTGGGGCTCAAAGACCTATCAGATCTTCCTCTTCATCAATGGTGTCCTCGGCCCCATCCTCCTCGGCACGGCAGTGGCTACCCTCTTCACCGGAGGTAACTTTGTCCTCAACAGGGATGCGATGATTGCATTTGAGGGCAATACGACGATGAGCTCATGGGTACCCTTCCACGGGATACAGCTCCACGGCCTCGAAGCCGTCCTCAATCCTTGGAACGTCGTCCTCGGCCTTGCGGTATTCTTCTTGGCAAGGGTGAGCGGTCTCCTCTATTTCATCAACAACATCGTGGAGCAGGGTCTCCAGGCAAAGGCACGTAAACAACTCCTCCCTAATGCGATCTTGTTCCTCGTGTTCTTCTTGCTCTTCCTCGGCTTCCTCCTCACGACATCGGGCTATGCCTACGATCCTGTGACGAAGGTGGTATCGCAGGAGAAGTTCAAGTTCTTCAACAACCTCATGGCCATGCCTTACCTCATCGCAACACTTCTGGTGGGTGTCGTCCTCGTCCTCTACGGTATGGGTAAGAGCATCTTCGTCAAGGACTACAACAAGGGGATATGGTTCCATGGCGTGGGTGTCGTCCTCACAGTGCTCACCCTCCTCCTCCTTGCAGGATGGAACAACACTTGCTACTACCCATCCATCGCCGATCCACAGAGTTCATTGACGATCGAAAACAGCTCGTCTTCACCATTCACTCTCAAAACGATGAGTTATGTATCGATCCTCATTCCATTCGTACTTGCATACATCTTCTACGCATGGAGACAGCTCGACTTCCACAAGATCGACAAGAAGAGCATCGATAAGGGTGTAAACTACTGA
- a CDS encoding DUF6796 family protein: MDKRLYLTARAGLLGSLLMFVGDMLLYFTTEPLIDVEKDLLIFMGNVPTARLFAGGIVAPFAMALYLVGFYHLYLRTKDPYKEWGRWTFVLLGMGILCSGAYHAFFPAFGIVSSEGQAQLIEPLLSYLSWLGGIGFALLGLGWSLYACLILRQHTDFPRWAVLFTPIVTVWLGAIWSVLPTPLPVIIGGGWFNIIFSLFYLIALVTMRGQTRTTSVEKN; this comes from the coding sequence ATGGACAAGAGGCTTTACCTGACCGCTCGGGCCGGACTGCTCGGAAGTTTGTTGATGTTCGTGGGAGATATGTTGTTGTATTTCACCACCGAACCCCTCATAGATGTGGAGAAGGATCTGTTGATCTTCATGGGGAACGTCCCCACAGCACGGCTCTTTGCCGGAGGGATCGTCGCTCCGTTTGCTATGGCTCTCTATCTCGTGGGCTTCTATCACCTCTATCTCAGGACAAAGGATCCGTACAAGGAATGGGGCAGATGGACTTTCGTATTGCTTGGTATGGGGATCCTCTGTTCGGGGGCTTATCACGCTTTCTTTCCGGCTTTCGGGATTGTCTCGTCCGAAGGGCAGGCGCAGCTCATAGAACCTTTACTCAGCTATCTCTCTTGGCTCGGAGGGATAGGTTTTGCCCTTCTGGGCTTGGGGTGGTCGCTCTATGCCTGCCTTATCCTTCGCCAACACACGGACTTCCCTCGATGGGCAGTGCTCTTCACCCCCATCGTGACGGTCTGGCTTGGGGCGATATGGAGCGTTTTGCCTACGCCTTTGCCCGTCATCATCGGAGGAGGCTGGTTCAACATCATCTTCTCCCTCTTCTATCTCATCGCATTGGTGACCATGAGAGGGCAGACAAGGACAACCTCTGTCGAAAAAAACTGA
- the lepB gene encoding signal peptidase I: MNKIDFKNISRKTWLRFALYTIMLILFTIWVDSFWVFLIIFPILFDAFFTKVIRWRWWEDHPNSTLRSTMKWVEDLVSVLILVHLLNLFVFQQFKIPTSSLEKTCLVGDHLYVSKLSYGPRIPMTPIAFPLMHNMFPWGSKSYLDTPQWGYRRAKGLGNVERGDIVVFNFPAGDTVALKKPEIDYYSLVLQHGRENVRTNKAIFGDVVYRPVDMRDHYVKRCVGMPGDSLMIRENALFINGKRTEDPEYIQYNYFVQTDGTFLPEDELSELGVSLDDQMALDGRAAVYAELFASMHLDTISPQNYGIVYHFPLTKEMKEKLSKRAGVRKIVVEPTPTAENFPIYPLVMDTGWTRDNFGPIFIPKKGATIHITPENLPLYERCIRNFEGHTLAVKEGRIFIDGIASDTYTFAMDYYFMMGDNRHNSADSRTWGFVPEDHIVGKPLFVWLSLDKDKSLFGGGIRWNRFFTIPK; the protein is encoded by the coding sequence ATGAATAAGATAGACTTTAAGAACATAAGCCGTAAGACTTGGTTGAGGTTCGCCCTCTATACAATAATGCTCATACTCTTCACCATCTGGGTGGATAGTTTTTGGGTATTTCTCATCATCTTCCCGATACTTTTTGACGCATTTTTCACCAAGGTCATCCGCTGGAGGTGGTGGGAGGATCACCCCAACTCCACTCTCCGAAGCACGATGAAGTGGGTCGAAGACCTTGTGTCTGTACTCATCCTCGTACACCTGCTCAACCTGTTTGTCTTCCAGCAGTTCAAGATCCCTACCTCGTCTCTGGAGAAGACCTGCCTCGTGGGTGATCACCTCTACGTGAGCAAGCTCAGCTACGGCCCTCGAATCCCGATGACACCTATAGCATTCCCATTGATGCACAATATGTTCCCATGGGGGAGCAAGTCTTACCTCGACACGCCACAGTGGGGCTATCGCAGAGCCAAAGGCTTGGGCAACGTGGAGAGGGGCGACATCGTGGTCTTCAACTTCCCCGCCGGTGACACCGTAGCTCTCAAAAAGCCTGAAATAGACTATTACAGCCTTGTGCTACAGCATGGGAGAGAGAATGTCCGGACGAACAAAGCGATATTCGGCGACGTCGTCTACCGCCCTGTGGATATGCGCGACCACTATGTCAAGCGTTGTGTGGGTATGCCGGGCGACTCGCTCATGATACGTGAAAATGCACTCTTCATCAACGGCAAACGTACCGAAGATCCCGAATACATTCAGTACAATTACTTTGTGCAGACCGATGGCACGTTCCTTCCGGAGGACGAACTGAGTGAACTCGGTGTCAGTCTCGATGATCAGATGGCACTGGATGGCCGTGCTGCCGTTTATGCCGAACTCTTTGCGAGTATGCACCTCGACACGATCTCACCTCAAAATTATGGCATCGTCTACCACTTCCCTCTTACAAAGGAGATGAAAGAGAAGTTGTCGAAGCGTGCAGGAGTCCGAAAGATTGTCGTCGAGCCTACACCAACGGCTGAGAACTTCCCCATCTATCCTTTGGTGATGGACACCGGATGGACACGAGACAACTTCGGCCCTATCTTCATACCCAAGAAAGGAGCAACCATACATATCACCCCCGAAAACCTACCCCTCTACGAGCGTTGCATCCGCAACTTTGAAGGTCATACGCTTGCGGTCAAAGAGGGACGTATATTCATCGATGGCATCGCATCGGACACTTATACGTTTGCCATGGACTATTACTTCATGATGGGTGACAATAGGCACAACTCTGCCGACTCTCGCACGTGGGGATTCGTACCGGAGGATCACATCGTGGGCAAGCCCCTCTTCGTGTGGTTGTCCCTCGACAAGGACAAGTCCCTCTTCGGTGGCGGAATACGTTGGAACAGGTTCTTCACCATCCCCAAATAA
- a CDS encoding cytochrome ubiquinol oxidase subunit I, protein MFLIDNTLIDWSRAQFALTAMYHWLFVPLTLGLGIIMSLAETKYYRTDDPFWKATAMFWQKIFGINFAIGVATGLILEFQFGTNWSNYSMFVGDIFGAPLAIEGILAFFMEATFIAVMFFGWDRVSKRFHLASTWLTIIGATLSAWWILVANAWMQYPAGMDFNPDTLRNEMSDFWAVALSPVAVVKFFHTVISSWVLGSCFVVGVSAWYLLKKRQQRFAVESMKIAAMLGLVSIIITILTGHTSASQVAHHQPMKLAAMENLYVGHNGVGLSTIGVVNPAKEHYEDDKSPYIFTIDAPKTLSFLAFNDFNAYVPGIKDIIDGGYTMPNGEIALSADEKISRGKTAITALGEYRRAKKAGDEAKAAVELKTLEENFPYFGYGYIKDKVDLIPNVTILYYSFRLMVGLGMLFLLVFMWAIWRTRKGSDRIVKDRWFHYVAIACIPFAYVASQAGWVVAEVGRQPWTIQDILPVNAAISNLSSNSVMVTFILFLVLFTALLIAEISIMVKAIKHGPNIDKDGKAIENAGH, encoded by the coding sequence ATGTTTCTAATTGACAACACTCTCATTGATTGGTCGAGAGCCCAGTTTGCTCTTACAGCGATGTACCACTGGCTGTTCGTACCACTCACCCTGGGTTTGGGTATCATCATGTCATTGGCCGAGACAAAGTATTATCGCACGGATGATCCTTTCTGGAAGGCCACAGCGATGTTTTGGCAAAAGATCTTCGGTATCAACTTCGCCATCGGGGTGGCTACCGGACTTATCTTGGAGTTTCAGTTCGGTACCAACTGGTCGAACTACTCCATGTTCGTGGGCGACATCTTCGGTGCACCACTCGCCATCGAAGGTATCCTTGCGTTCTTTATGGAAGCGACATTCATTGCGGTGATGTTCTTCGGGTGGGACAGAGTCTCCAAGAGGTTTCACCTCGCATCGACATGGCTCACCATCATCGGAGCGACGCTCTCGGCATGGTGGATCCTCGTCGCCAACGCATGGATGCAGTACCCTGCCGGCATGGACTTCAACCCCGACACGCTCCGTAATGAGATGAGCGACTTCTGGGCAGTGGCACTTTCGCCGGTGGCAGTGGTCAAGTTTTTCCACACCGTGATCTCTTCGTGGGTGCTTGGCTCATGCTTCGTCGTCGGTGTCAGTGCATGGTACCTCCTCAAGAAGCGTCAGCAGAGATTTGCGGTCGAAAGTATGAAGATCGCGGCAATGCTCGGCCTCGTGTCGATCATCATCACGATCCTTACCGGCCATACCAGCGCAAGCCAAGTGGCTCATCACCAGCCTATGAAGCTCGCAGCGATGGAAAACCTCTATGTCGGACACAATGGCGTGGGACTCAGCACAATCGGTGTAGTCAATCCGGCAAAGGAGCACTATGAAGACGACAAGTCTCCATACATCTTCACGATCGATGCCCCCAAGACGCTGTCGTTCCTTGCCTTCAATGACTTCAATGCGTATGTCCCCGGCATCAAGGATATCATCGATGGTGGATACACCATGCCCAACGGGGAGATAGCTCTCTCTGCGGACGAAAAGATCTCAAGAGGAAAGACTGCCATCACTGCCCTCGGTGAATACCGCAGAGCAAAGAAGGCCGGTGACGAAGCAAAGGCTGCTGTCGAACTCAAGACGCTCGAAGAGAACTTCCCTTACTTCGGTTACGGCTACATCAAAGACAAGGTCGACCTCATCCCCAATGTGACGATCCTTTACTATAGCTTCCGCCTCATGGTAGGTCTCGGGATGCTCTTCTTGCTCGTCTTTATGTGGGCGATCTGGCGCACACGTAAGGGTAGCGATAGGATCGTGAAGGATCGCTGGTTCCACTACGTAGCCATCGCTTGTATCCCATTCGCTTATGTCGCATCGCAGGCAGGATGGGTGGTGGCAGAGGTAGGACGTCAGCCTTGGACGATCCAGGATATCCTCCCCGTCAATGCGGCGATCTCGAACCTCTCCTCAAACTCGGTCATGGTGACGTTCATACTCTTCCTTGTGCTCTTCACTGCTCTCCTCATCGCAGAGATCAGCATCATGGTGAAGGCCATCAAGCATGGCCCGAACATCGACAAGGATGGTAAAGCCATCGAAAATGCAGGTCACTGA
- a CDS encoding ketopantoate reductase family protein has product MAARRILIFGAGVIGSIYGGLLALGGSEVTLLARGRRLEELRSDGLRLQRTDVTGASMTSLLKPSVRVIDHLDAEEVYDYVFVCLRAEQVMSALPLLASNRSKTFVFMVNNARGYDLWEEVLGKGRVLPAFPGAGGEIREGVVCYGLTKKMVQPTVLGEIGGERSVRMKKLRKLLDGAGFATEIRRDMDAWQKTHLALVCPLACALYLDGGDNRTLVRNTTVLTLAAKALKETLAFIRQSGIGIRPERFGLIRFVPVWMIRAVLACLFDSRWAETFVLGHSLNARGEMEHLTQELLTLAEQRGFDLPVLRQLTPSRFGH; this is encoded by the coding sequence ATGGCTGCACGACGCATCTTGATCTTCGGTGCCGGCGTCATCGGCTCGATCTATGGCGGACTGCTCGCTCTCGGTGGCTCAGAGGTGACCCTCTTGGCTCGTGGACGGAGATTGGAGGAGTTGAGAAGTGACGGGCTTCGGCTCCAAAGGACAGACGTGACCGGTGCTTCGATGACTTCGCTCCTAAAGCCCTCTGTCCGTGTCATCGATCACCTTGACGCCGAGGAGGTCTACGACTATGTGTTCGTCTGCCTCCGTGCCGAACAAGTCATGTCGGCACTCCCTCTGCTTGCTTCAAACCGCTCGAAGACTTTCGTGTTCATGGTGAACAATGCTCGGGGTTACGATCTGTGGGAAGAGGTGTTGGGCAAAGGCCGGGTGCTCCCGGCTTTCCCGGGCGCAGGTGGAGAGATCCGTGAGGGTGTCGTGTGTTACGGCCTCACCAAGAAGATGGTACAGCCGACGGTATTGGGTGAAATCGGAGGGGAACGATCGGTACGGATGAAGAAATTGCGAAAACTGCTTGATGGGGCGGGATTTGCGACCGAAATCCGGAGGGATATGGATGCTTGGCAGAAGACCCATCTGGCACTCGTGTGCCCTTTGGCTTGCGCCCTCTACCTCGATGGGGGTGACAATCGCACCTTGGTACGAAACACGACAGTCCTCACCCTTGCCGCCAAAGCCCTGAAAGAGACGCTCGCCTTCATCCGACAGTCGGGTATAGGTATCCGACCTGAGAGGTTCGGACTGATACGTTTCGTGCCGGTGTGGATGATAAGGGCCGTGCTGGCATGCCTCTTTGATTCCCGATGGGCAGAGACTTTCGTCCTCGGACATTCTCTCAATGCCCGGGGAGAGATGGAGCATCTGACACAGGAGCTCCTGACCTTGGCTGAGCAACGTGGCTTTGACTTGCCCGTGCTGCGACAGTTGACCCCATCACGGTTCGGGCATTGA
- a CDS encoding WbqC family protein: protein MIYPSKVYLPTAFLPSVAYMRYIAHADEVYIYTGESYRKQTYRNRADLMTPNGRASMSIPVEKYDYPPPTTTTIHLSEHGEWRERHLRTIESSYGSSPFLEHFIDDIKGLLTHDHEHETLISYNHRWLAFLCEHLGLKLPSLTDTLPVDAVFVSEVCARDYEPESSRFERYWQVYEERWGFAPNLSVLDLLLNTGNEAILYLQSR, encoded by the coding sequence ATGATTTATCCTTCCAAGGTCTATCTCCCCACAGCCTTTCTACCCTCCGTCGCCTACATGAGGTATATTGCCCATGCCGACGAAGTCTACATCTACACGGGCGAGTCTTATCGCAAACAGACCTACCGCAACAGAGCCGATCTCATGACACCCAACGGTCGTGCTTCCATGTCCATCCCTGTGGAGAAGTACGACTATCCCCCTCCTACAACAACTACCATACACCTTTCGGAGCATGGAGAGTGGCGCGAACGCCATCTTCGCACGATCGAAAGCAGCTACGGCTCCTCCCCTTTTCTCGAACATTTCATCGACGACATCAAAGGTCTGCTGACCCATGATCACGAGCACGAAACCCTGATCTCATACAATCACCGCTGGTTGGCTTTTCTCTGTGAACATCTCGGTCTCAAACTCCCAAGCCTCACAGACACACTCCCTGTGGATGCAGTCTTCGTGAGCGAAGTCTGCGCACGCGACTATGAGCCGGAGTCATCGAGGTTCGAGAGATATTGGCAGGTGTACGAGGAGCGTTGGGGCTTCGCGCCCAACCTCTCCGTCCTCGACCTTCTGCTCAATACAGGCAACGAAGCCATCCTCTACCTCCAAAGCCGATAA